The Chionomys nivalis chromosome 4, mChiNiv1.1, whole genome shotgun sequence genome contains the following window.
tactccatatctatcttGGTGAGTGCAAATTCTTGtacctaattttctttctatcataacttgctttctgcatctggtaaacaaggaaaactaactatctagtcttcaactccctcagagacctaagaaagaaataatattaactgagtaaacaggaagtgccaGAAGCAAATCCCAAgaattgtgagaaatgacagaaagagcTAGCTGCCTGGACTgttactcaaagttcttctgaaaCATTGGGACACCCACCTTCAGTAGACAGGCTTAGCATATtcgacagacttttctgtgaagcagtgTATTATGAAGGGCTGTTCTTCCTTgccttgacaatgtttggcagtcactttctttgtgtcctacttgtccaattaggacagcatactgtcagcagtcaaggcaagggcattttcttgcctgGTGGCTTATTTTTTCCACAAGTAAAGTAAACTCCATAtcgagtttcttcaatgcccattatcttctctgaagtagattggtgctgctaggagcagatgtatATCACCATCataaaaagccttatgttatGAAAAGAccttaaatgccatagtctgtagatctctgaagtgtttgaagatgacctgtctatctaatatatatctttatttgaccttgaaaacatatttaatgtGACTATAAATTCaattataataggtgattaactactaacctgcatttccttattatcctaaatagttggtaataaaaatttaaggactagaaatttgcatcattgttaaatgagttgaataggtacaataccttgaacaacagtaaaaatgtatgtatagtatattctaacaaaattaatttcaaatttgtatcaatatacaaaatttgtatacaatatatacaaaatctaatccaatgtaaaacatttaaaactaatagttgctttttaaaagtagattcaataatttacctttttatcttaccatatctatatcctcccctttttctttgcagagtagattcaataacctacccttttatcctatatttatatcctccttttttcttttcaaaataagaaccttgaatctaacttcctttgtttagcttttccccTAACtgtaaccaataacaacttgtaaccaacccccctaaacaatgacaaatatccataacccattgaatgaccaaaaacgacccaccctacctcttgggaatgtggatgtcatattccttttttttaaggTTCTATACCATTTTATTCAGCAGATTTAATttttacaaacattaaaaaaagcaaACTAGGAGAGGACTATCTATGGCATTGTTTAAAATGGCCACTAGTAAACAGTCACAAACAGTGACTAGGCAGTTTCATGTCTGAAGATGTGCTCCCCCACTCAAGCAAGCAAAGGGGTCAGTGGCAAAAACCTGCGTTTCATCTCttaaaaaagaacagaacaaGATGGCCACACCCTAACCACTGAGATCACAGTGGCAGGAAAAGTGTGCCAGAACTCTATTCTGTTTGGGTCCTCTGTTCTGCTCCCTCAACAAAATGTTTTCTCAATAAGGCTTTCATTTCTCCTCCCAGCTTGACATAATGCTTCAAGTGGCTTTTACTATTCAGATACCTCTTCCACcacttttactttcttctttcttttctttttgctggtaCCACTGTCCCCATGTCCAGCTTCGCCCCCACTTTCTGGCACAGTTTTAGGCTTCttgtccttctttttcttcttttccttctccatcaCCTGAGGAACTACTGAAGGGGTCTCATCACTTTCACTCTCCCGCTTCCTTTTTGTGGCTTTTACTGCAGCAGCAGTTAATTGAGGGGCTTGTATGGCTTCAGCAACCAGTGCCTCCTTGCCAGAATCACTGTAATCAATGTAGTCCTGTTTCCAAGTGGCAGGGGTTTTGTCTGTGGGTTTGCCACGCTTATCTAGAAGGCCCTGCTTGACCATCATCTTCTTCTGACTTGCCTTTGGACCTAAACCCCACTTACGAGGATAAGTGTCTCTCTCCATGATCACCCTCTTTATCTTGGCTACTATGCCATGATCACAGGTAGAAATCACTGCTGTAGTCATCAATGCAATAGCCATGCAGATTGCTTCCCCCTTGGTGGTAATGACCACAATCTCCTGGTTGACCTCAATGCCATCCTCATATCGGAGAACACCAGGAAGCATGATCTTGGCCCCATAGCATATTGCATTCACTGCACTATCTTTCATAACCAGCCGTTTATGAGATGTCAGCAGCTTTTCCAAAGGGTAAACAACACGCCTCAAGTAAGTCTCATCCTTATGGTTATCATACAGCCACTGAGCATCGAGTACATCATGCATCGTCACCATGTGATCCTTTTCACTCATGACTCCAGAACGCACCCTCCGAAGTTCCTGCATCTGACCACCAACTCCCAGTAACAAGCCAAGGTGTACGCATAGTGTCCGAATGTAAGTGCCAGCTTCACAGCTCACCCAAAAGATTCCTAATCTTCTTTCAGGATCATATTCTATCATTTTGCTCTCGTAGATCGTCCTCACTCGAAGCTGCCTCTTTACTGCAGCAATAAGTGGGGGTCGCTGAAACAGGGCACCTGTCAGAGTTTCTAGGGCCCTAGAAAGTTGAGTGCTGCCTTCAATAGCATTGTGCAGGCGGACAATTCCCACATACTCTTTGCCTGCACTCTGTTGTGATTTCACCAAACGAGTGGCTCGTTCAATGCATACAATTAAACAACCAGTCACTTTGGGATCTAGTGTGCCACTGTGACCTGTCTTCTCTACCCGAAGTATTCGTCGGATCCAGGCTACCACCTCATGGGAAGAGGGGTTAGAAGGCTTGTCAAGATTAATGAAACCTGTCCTGATATAGTCCCCAATCTCCCTCTTCAAAGGATTTGAACCACAAGGAATAGGCGTATAGTGTGTTGTCTTTACATTTAGCTTATCAAAATCCTTTAGTAACAAGGGCCACTGAGAAGTGTTCAATTGAGCCACTCTGGATTCTGGTTTGATAAGAAAGTCTTCAGCATGTTGTATTTCAGCTACATCATCTTCTCGTAATGGCTtctggtcttttttctttttatgcttcTTTGGCAAAGTAATTACTTCTGCATCCATCATCTTGTACTGCACCACGTGCGTCCTGCCCAAGCCACCACCCAGACGtcgtattcttaaatttacttcctgctgtctggaagtgatggtatctttaggggatcctgaaaagaaaaaatttgaattaattgtcaagtcctgggagaggtagctgtatcatttgttgccCAGGCTCTGCATAATGG
Protein-coding sequences here:
- the LOC130873100 gene encoding H/ACA ribonucleoprotein complex subunit DKC1-like, which translates into the protein MMDAEVITLPKKHKKKKDQKPLREDDVAEIQHAEDFLIKPESRVAQLNTSQWPLLLKDFDKLNVKTTHYTPIPCGSNPLKREIGDYIRTGFINLDKPSNPSSHEVVAWIRRILRVEKTGHSGTLDPKVTGCLIVCIERATRLVKSQQSAGKEYVGIVRLHNAIEGSTQLSRALETLTGALFQRPPLIAAVKRQLRVRTIYESKMIEYDPERRLGIFWVSCEAGTYIRTLCVHLGLLLGVGGQMQELRRVRSGVMSEKDHMVTMHDVLDAQWLYDNHKDETYLRRVVYPLEKLLTSHKRLVMKDSAVNAICYGAKIMLPGVLRYEDGIEVNQEIVVITTKGEAICMAIALMTTAVISTCDHGIVAKIKRVIMERDTYPRKWGLGPKASQKKMMVKQGLLDKRGKPTDKTPATWKQDYIDYSDSGKEALVAEAIQAPQLTAAAVKATKRKRESESDETPSVVPQVMEKEKKKKKDKKPKTVPESGGEAGHGDSGTSKKKRKKKVKVVEEVSE